A single genomic interval of Cloacibacillus sp. harbors:
- a CDS encoding ATP-binding protein translates to MTDEREDVIGLTREILNRYFTENDLYFLLSYLDDDVVWIGGGRKQKAEGREAVSRWFLDHWDDSFPVILENQRYEYCKLCEGHYICEGFSEFNSRQEDGFVLSSYQRCTIVYRRKADGSLKIAHIHHSIAYDALEEDELFPETYGKEQYQILQDAFEKQSREIQDVSRALNRQAIQLQQLYQSVPCGIIQLRRREPFDILSANQQAGRIFEAAGGGEGTTSYLRSLREKIIALPGLADSLVGDGPRQFEICFPTADGKKRWVSVRLQSLRNEYEEETIQAIIIDVTSERQIQIEKENRQLLENRLLSGALMVSNNVISTMNLTKGMCTLTVDEGYIRRLPLDITYGELFDHIIETLHPDDRAEFREKFAQRDLMETVSSGCDEVGMELRQLGDDGKYHWVSFTFIHVDNPVGEDLMGIGVIKVLDAQKSEKLRQESLLRDALESAKAASEAKSDFLSRVSHDIRTPLNAIIGMSSLGQMRIDDRAAVKNCFEKIDQSSKYLLSLINDILCMSKIESGKIRLDIGPFKLEELFGGLWQLIETQAADKNITYRCTGLENVRGSYDGDVTKIHQVLLNLLTNAVKFTPHGGEVTLSVKESGRDGKYTKLLFSVTDTGCGISEEFMDRLFLPFEQEKSGGARNLEGTGLGLAIVYSLVKLMDGAVSVRSKKGEMSRFEVMLPVLAAGGEALTCGAEEQPSGAAPAAEDLRGMRILIAEDNEINMEIAKSFLNFKGALVDTAENGAAAVNKYAEAPEGYYGCILMDIRMPVMDGLEASCRIRALETDGRKRTPIIALSANAFEEDLRLAREAGIDEYIVKPIDFRKVTAALSNCRCLER, encoded by the coding sequence ATGACCGACGAAAGAGAAGATGTAATCGGCCTTACAAGGGAGATATTGAATCGTTACTTTACCGAAAACGACCTGTATTTTCTCCTCTCATACCTTGACGACGACGTTGTCTGGATCGGCGGAGGCAGAAAGCAGAAGGCGGAGGGGCGCGAAGCGGTCAGCAGGTGGTTTCTTGATCACTGGGACGACTCCTTTCCAGTTATCCTTGAAAACCAGCGATATGAATACTGCAAGCTGTGTGAGGGCCACTATATATGCGAGGGGTTCAGCGAGTTCAACAGCCGCCAGGAGGACGGATTTGTTCTCAGCTCATATCAGCGCTGTACGATAGTCTACCGCCGAAAGGCCGACGGTTCGCTGAAGATTGCGCATATCCACCATTCCATCGCCTATGACGCGCTTGAAGAGGACGAACTCTTTCCCGAGACCTACGGAAAGGAGCAGTACCAGATTCTTCAGGATGCCTTTGAGAAACAGTCGCGGGAGATACAGGATGTCAGCCGCGCGCTGAACCGCCAGGCTATCCAGCTGCAGCAGCTGTACCAAAGCGTGCCCTGCGGCATCATCCAGCTGCGCCGCCGCGAGCCGTTCGACATCCTCTCCGCGAACCAGCAGGCGGGAAGGATATTTGAGGCTGCCGGCGGCGGTGAAGGCACCACCTCCTATCTTCGCTCGCTCCGTGAAAAAATCATTGCCCTGCCAGGGCTGGCGGACTCCCTCGTCGGCGACGGCCCGCGCCAGTTTGAAATATGCTTCCCAACAGCTGACGGCAAAAAAAGGTGGGTATCGGTCCGCCTGCAGTCTCTGCGTAACGAGTATGAGGAGGAAACCATCCAGGCGATCATAATCGACGTCACCTCGGAGAGGCAGATCCAAATAGAGAAGGAAAACAGACAGCTGCTTGAAAACAGACTGCTCAGCGGCGCGCTGATGGTCAGCAACAATGTCATTTCAACGATGAACCTGACGAAGGGAATGTGTACCCTCACAGTCGATGAAGGCTATATCCGCAGACTTCCGTTGGATATTACCTACGGAGAGCTCTTCGACCATATCATAGAGACGCTGCACCCCGACGACCGGGCGGAATTCCGCGAAAAATTCGCGCAGCGTGATCTCATGGAGACGGTCTCCAGCGGCTGTGACGAGGTAGGCATGGAGCTGCGTCAGCTCGGCGACGACGGTAAATATCACTGGGTCTCCTTTACCTTCATCCACGTCGATAATCCGGTAGGCGAGGATTTGATGGGGATCGGCGTCATCAAAGTGCTGGATGCGCAGAAGTCGGAGAAGCTGCGGCAGGAGAGCCTGCTGCGCGACGCCCTGGAATCCGCGAAGGCGGCCAGCGAGGCCAAGTCGGACTTCCTTTCACGAGTATCCCACGACATACGTACGCCGCTGAACGCGATAATCGGCATGAGCTCGCTTGGCCAGATGCGTATCGACGACAGGGCGGCGGTAAAAAACTGCTTTGAGAAGATAGATCAGTCGTCGAAATATCTGCTTTCGCTGATAAACGATATCCTCTGTATGTCGAAGATAGAGAGCGGTAAGATCCGCCTTGATATCGGGCCCTTTAAACTTGAGGAATTATTCGGCGGCCTTTGGCAGCTTATTGAAACGCAGGCGGCGGATAAAAACATCACCTACCGCTGTACGGGGCTGGAAAATGTGCGTGGCTCCTACGACGGCGATGTGACGAAGATACACCAGGTACTGCTTAATCTGCTGACGAATGCCGTTAAATTCACGCCGCACGGCGGGGAGGTTACGCTGTCGGTGAAGGAAAGCGGACGAGACGGCAAATATACGAAACTGTTATTCTCTGTGACCGATACCGGCTGCGGCATTTCGGAGGAATTTATGGACAGGCTCTTCCTGCCCTTTGAGCAGGAAAAATCCGGCGGGGCGAGGAACCTCGAGGGTACGGGACTCGGCCTTGCCATCGTCTACAGCCTGGTGAAGCTGATGGACGGCGCTGTCTCCGTCCGCAGTAAAAAGGGTGAGATGAGCCGCTTTGAGGTCATGCTGCCAGTGTTGGCAGCCGGCGGTGAGGCGCTTACTTGCGGAGCGGAAGAACAGCCCTCCGGAGCCGCTCCCGCCGCCGAGGATCTCCGCGGTATGAGGATTCTTATCGCCGAAGACAACGAAATAAATATGGAGATCGCTAAATCCTTCCTGAATTTCAAGGGAGCGCTTGTCGATACGGCGGAGAACGGAGCGGCGGCCGTCAATAAATATGCCGAAGCGCCGGAAGGTTACTACGGCTGTATCCTGATGGACATCCGTATGCCGGTGATGGACGGCCTCGAAGCCTCATGCCGCATCCGTGCGCTGGAGACGGACGGAAGGAAAAGGACGCCGATCATCGCCCTCTCCGCCAACGCCTTTGAGGAGGACCTCCGCTTGGCGCGGGAGGCCGGTATCGACGAGTATATTGTCAAGCCGATAGATTTCAGGAAAGTCACCGCCGCGCTCAGCAATTGCCGGTGTTTAGAACGGTAG
- a CDS encoding efflux RND transporter periplasmic adaptor subunit — MVRRYTPEGKKRSFRVAYWLGVAAIIVLWIWAFKSYFDRYEYLHPEITWAVPGIDNQIIKVKGLLLWKENVLLSPAAGTLTYPLGRGPVRVARGAVVARVGGREVKAYQQGYFVAGKDGQESTWRYSSIWPSEQKEFSKPYKLQFLSDNTAAMRGQIVGKIIEQPQELRFIGYMPMRGDVEEQIRRKKLRVRIDSEDTVSTAKIRVTQKAGNLIKFYLTMPWFPPELALSRNYTLIIDAGQTEGALVPQSAILEKGGRTGIYMVRGARVVFIPVEGRKLANDKFLVTKGITVGDAVVEDAASAREGRIQLW; from the coding sequence ATGGTCAGACGCTACACGCCGGAGGGAAAAAAGAGAAGCTTTCGCGTTGCCTACTGGCTTGGCGTCGCCGCGATCATTGTGCTCTGGATATGGGCTTTCAAGTCTTACTTTGACCGCTATGAGTACCTCCACCCGGAGATAACCTGGGCGGTCCCGGGGATAGACAACCAGATAATAAAGGTCAAGGGGCTGCTTCTCTGGAAAGAAAACGTCCTGCTCTCCCCGGCGGCGGGAACGCTCACCTACCCGCTTGGCAGGGGACCGGTGCGCGTGGCCCGCGGCGCGGTCGTCGCGCGTGTCGGCGGCCGTGAGGTGAAGGCATACCAGCAGGGCTACTTTGTCGCCGGAAAAGACGGCCAGGAATCGACGTGGCGCTACTCTTCGATATGGCCCTCCGAACAGAAAGAATTTTCTAAGCCGTACAAGCTGCAGTTCCTCTCCGACAACACCGCCGCGATGAGAGGACAGATCGTCGGTAAGATCATCGAACAGCCGCAGGAGCTGCGCTTCATCGGCTATATGCCCATGCGGGGCGACGTCGAAGAGCAGATAAGGCGTAAAAAGCTGCGTGTGCGCATCGACAGTGAGGACACCGTCTCTACGGCAAAGATCCGCGTCACGCAGAAGGCCGGTAATCTGATTAAATTCTATCTGACGATGCCGTGGTTTCCTCCCGAGCTGGCACTCTCCCGCAACTACACCCTGATAATAGACGCGGGGCAGACGGAGGGGGCTCTCGTGCCGCAGAGCGCTATACTTGAAAAGGGCGGACGCACGGGCATATATATGGTGCGCGGAGCGCGCGTCGTCTTCATTCCCGTGGAGGGGCGGAAACTTGCCAATGATAAATTTCTCGTGACAAAGGGTATAACTGTGGGAGACGCGGTCGTAGAAGACGCCGCCTCCGCCCGCGAAGGAAGGATTCAGCTATGGTAA
- the rny gene encoding ribonuclease Y yields MEFTTAVLVLCIITGLAVGALVGFTYHKKSEEKKFREALSESERIIQEATKKAEIAKRDILAEGKEEIHRLRQELDRDTKERRGEIQRSERRLEQKEENLDKKIENISRKEEELKNRNEHVQEKLNRLSAQELELIAKLEQIAQLTREEAREQLLAEVESDANHLIGLRLKELEERAKREADRKAQEVIATAIQRCSVEFASDVVVSVVSLPSDEMKGRIIGREGRNIRTFETLTGVDLIVDDTPEAVTLSSFDPVRREVARLSLERLVVDGRIHPARIEEIIERAEKDVQVQILETAEEALLETGIKNMHGELAKIIGQLRYRTSYGQNALAHSLEVAHLSGVMAAELGLDELKARRAGLLHDIGKAVDHQIEGTHAKIGADLAKRYGESPDIVNAIASHHEDEEPLTIYAVLVAAADAVSASRPGARRESLDAYVKRLEKLEEVAKTFSGVSKAFAIQAGREVRVAVAPTVTDDGEMQKLAYDIARKIEEELRYPGQIKVTLIRETRAVEYAK; encoded by the coding sequence ATGGAATTTACCACAGCTGTACTTGTACTATGTATAATCACCGGACTCGCCGTAGGCGCCCTGGTAGGTTTTACATATCACAAAAAAAGCGAAGAAAAAAAATTCAGAGAAGCCCTTTCGGAATCCGAGCGCATTATACAGGAGGCCACTAAAAAGGCCGAAATTGCGAAGCGCGACATTCTCGCCGAGGGCAAAGAAGAGATACACCGGCTGAGACAGGAGCTTGACCGCGACACGAAAGAGCGCCGCGGGGAAATTCAGCGCTCTGAGCGCCGTCTGGAACAGAAGGAAGAAAATCTCGACAAAAAGATCGAGAATATCAGCCGCAAGGAAGAGGAACTTAAGAACCGCAACGAACATGTGCAGGAAAAGCTGAACAGGCTCTCCGCGCAGGAACTGGAACTTATCGCTAAGCTGGAACAGATCGCCCAGCTGACGCGTGAAGAGGCGCGCGAGCAGCTTCTCGCCGAGGTGGAGTCCGATGCGAACCATCTGATCGGGCTGCGTCTCAAAGAGCTTGAAGAGCGCGCGAAGCGCGAAGCGGACCGCAAAGCGCAGGAGGTCATCGCGACCGCCATCCAGCGCTGCAGCGTCGAATTCGCATCCGACGTGGTCGTCAGCGTCGTCAGCCTCCCCTCCGATGAGATGAAAGGCCGTATCATCGGACGCGAGGGCCGCAACATCAGGACTTTTGAAACACTCACCGGCGTCGACCTCATCGTCGACGACACCCCGGAGGCCGTCACTCTTAGCAGCTTTGATCCCGTGCGCCGCGAAGTGGCCCGCCTCTCGCTCGAGAGACTGGTCGTCGACGGCAGGATCCATCCGGCCCGCATAGAGGAAATAATAGAGCGGGCGGAGAAGGACGTTCAGGTTCAGATCCTAGAGACTGCCGAAGAGGCGCTTCTCGAAACGGGTATCAAAAACATGCATGGTGAACTGGCAAAAATAATCGGACAACTGCGTTACCGCACCAGCTACGGACAGAACGCCCTCGCCCACAGCCTTGAAGTGGCGCATCTTTCGGGCGTGATGGCGGCGGAGCTGGGACTCGATGAATTGAAGGCCCGCAGAGCAGGGCTTTTACATGATATAGGCAAGGCCGTTGACCACCAGATAGAGGGTACGCACGCGAAGATCGGAGCCGACCTGGCAAAACGCTACGGTGAAAGCCCAGACATCGTGAACGCGATAGCCTCGCACCACGAAGACGAAGAACCTCTGACGATCTACGCCGTACTCGTAGCGGCGGCTGACGCCGTCTCCGCCTCACGTCCCGGCGCGCGCCGCGAAAGTCTCGACGCCTACGTGAAACGCCTTGAAAAACTCGAAGAGGTCGCCAAGACCTTCTCGGGCGTCAGCAAGGCTTTCGCGATCCAGGCGGGACGCGAAGTGCGCGTGGCGGTGGCTCCCACCGTCACCGACGACGGCGAGATGCAGAAGCTTGCATACGACATCGCGCGTAAGATCGAGGAAGAGCTCAGATATCCCGGGCAGATAAAGGTCACCCTGATAAGGGAGACCCGCGCCGTGGAATACGCGAAATAG
- a CDS encoding YggS family pyridoxal phosphate-dependent enzyme has protein sequence MVMNIADNIAKIRSDMALAAKKSGRALSEIKLMGVTKYHPVEMMTEAAPHLDLIGENKVQEAVNKRAVWPVGMESCPWHMIGHLQRNKIRRALESFDLIESIDSLETAVGINRVISEGRPRRFPVYIEVNMSREAAKSGVAPEETERLLEEMMTDCQLLSVEGLMTVALDTEDERVLREIFGGLRELREDLRRATGLPLPELSMGMSGDFMTAIEEGSTIVRVGSAIFGPRNYG, from the coding sequence ATGGTAATGAACATTGCGGATAATATTGCGAAGATAAGGTCTGATATGGCGCTGGCCGCGAAAAAGAGCGGACGTGCGCTCTCTGAGATAAAACTCATGGGCGTCACGAAATACCACCCCGTTGAAATGATGACGGAGGCGGCACCGCACCTTGACCTCATCGGGGAAAACAAGGTGCAGGAGGCCGTAAACAAGCGCGCCGTCTGGCCTGTGGGAATGGAGAGCTGTCCATGGCACATGATCGGCCACCTGCAGCGTAACAAGATAAGACGCGCGCTTGAGAGCTTTGACCTCATCGAGAGCATAGACTCGCTGGAGACCGCCGTGGGGATAAACCGCGTCATCTCCGAGGGCAGGCCGCGCAGATTCCCCGTATATATAGAGGTGAACATGTCGCGCGAAGCGGCAAAGAGCGGCGTCGCTCCCGAAGAAACGGAGCGCCTGCTTGAAGAGATGATGACGGACTGCCAGCTCCTATCGGTGGAGGGGCTGATGACCGTCGCTTTAGACACGGAGGACGAACGAGTCCTGCGCGAAATATTCGGCGGCCTGCGGGAACTGCGCGAGGATCTGCGCCGTGCCACGGGGCTGCCGCTGCCGGAGCTCTCTATGGGTATGAGCGGTGATTTCATGACCGCTATTGAAGAGGGCAGCACGATAGTCCGTGTGGGAAGCGCGATCTTCGGCCCGCGAAATTACGGATAG
- a CDS encoding DivIVA domain-containing protein: MSEHLTSLDVVNQSFKKSLRGYDAAEVDEFLDHVAETLQSYNQKNKELERELAAKQESLDEYERMKDVLHEALLMAQKSADERVKSAREQANKILSDAREQAEEMCREAAAEADRLRAGVEQIRNIRDMYAQEFRGILAKFDTQLNQALGSSQLSGAVDSVLEGMEKPQPEEEPEELHSEPEVKSDPKDFEAACGILGVDPRDLIGSNKGA, encoded by the coding sequence ATGTCCGAACACTTGACCTCGCTTGATGTTGTGAACCAGTCATTCAAAAAGAGCCTTCGCGGCTACGATGCCGCCGAGGTCGACGAATTTCTCGATCACGTGGCGGAGACCCTGCAGAGCTACAACCAGAAGAACAAAGAACTTGAGCGTGAGCTCGCGGCGAAGCAGGAGAGCCTTGACGAATACGAACGCATGAAAGACGTGCTCCACGAGGCGCTGCTCATGGCGCAGAAGAGCGCCGACGAGCGCGTGAAGAGCGCGCGCGAGCAGGCGAACAAGATACTCTCCGACGCGCGTGAACAGGCCGAGGAGATGTGCCGCGAGGCCGCCGCCGAGGCCGACCGTCTGCGCGCGGGGGTCGAGCAGATACGCAACATCCGCGACATGTACGCGCAGGAATTCCGCGGCATTCTCGCGAAATTCGATACCCAGCTCAACCAGGCGCTGGGTTCCTCCCAACTGTCGGGAGCGGTGGACAGCGTCCTTGAGGGAATGGAAAAGCCTCAGCCTGAAGAGGAGCCTGAGGAGCTTCACTCCGAACCTGAGGTGAAGTCAGACCCTAAAGATTTTGAGGCGGCCTGCGGTATCCTTGGTGTCGACCCGCGGGATCTGATCGGCTCCAATAAGGGCGCCTAA
- the recG gene encoding ATP-dependent DNA helicase RecG, which produces MDKKTAEKNPSLSLSAIKGVGPRRSALLEKFGLRTVEDMLCLFPRRYEDRRSVKKIAELVPGAPAVVYASVCGVEVRPLPGRGRRLITCRLSDGSGFLDAVWFNRRGLEKTLAKDTTVALYGTPSLRSSVFEITEPEFEVVKEEGKKSSFAGIVPVYPSTEGLPQKWFRGVARSLVEQYHDQAEEVLPACLIEKNALMPISRAIYEMHMPESPESWKEARRRFAYGELFTLQLILAASRKERAESSAVLLKRGALFEAMTASLPFSLTASQRRVIDEIFADGASGRPISRLIQGDVGSGKTLVAIAFAAGLCDSGAQCAVLAPTEVLAEQLHAQTVKYLAPLGVGCALIKSQLPARKRRAVLSGAADGSLGVVTGTQALLSDEIKFKNLGAVIIDEQQRFGVHQRARLLKNGVKPHLIMMSATPIPRTMALTLYGDLDISVIEDKPAGRAPVETRIIGKDQLAKLLRFIAAEIISGGRVYWICPRVEEDGGSELPAAVKRFEWLEKKLPPVKMSLIHGQMESADKEAAIAGFRSGLSQLLVGTTVLEVGVDVPEATVIVIESPERYGLSQLHQLRGRVGRGARRGLCVLLSLLPEDSERLRIFASTNDGFEIAKADLELRGAGEITGTAQHGLARFRVADLQKDYLLAETARNDAREFLEKEGLEALPCAMRKKIDAMRAEELS; this is translated from the coding sequence TTGGATAAAAAAACAGCGGAAAAGAACCCCTCCCTGTCGCTCTCGGCTATTAAAGGCGTCGGTCCGCGCAGAAGCGCGCTGCTTGAGAAGTTCGGCCTGCGGACTGTGGAGGATATGCTCTGCCTCTTCCCGCGCCGCTACGAGGACCGCAGGAGCGTAAAAAAGATAGCGGAGCTTGTGCCCGGAGCTCCGGCGGTCGTCTATGCCTCAGTCTGCGGCGTAGAGGTACGCCCGCTTCCCGGCCGCGGACGGCGTCTGATAACCTGCCGCCTCTCGGACGGTAGCGGTTTTCTTGACGCCGTATGGTTCAATCGCAGGGGACTTGAGAAGACCCTCGCGAAAGATACGACGGTGGCGTTATACGGAACGCCCTCACTGAGGTCCTCCGTATTTGAGATAACGGAGCCGGAGTTCGAAGTTGTGAAAGAGGAGGGCAAAAAGAGCTCCTTCGCAGGCATCGTGCCGGTATATCCCTCCACAGAGGGGCTTCCGCAGAAGTGGTTCCGCGGCGTCGCCCGCTCTCTCGTGGAACAATATCACGATCAGGCGGAGGAAGTACTGCCCGCGTGTCTGATTGAAAAAAACGCCCTTATGCCCATATCGCGGGCGATATATGAGATGCACATGCCGGAATCGCCCGAGAGCTGGAAGGAGGCGCGCCGGCGTTTCGCCTATGGCGAGCTCTTCACCCTCCAGCTCATTCTCGCCGCCTCGCGAAAAGAGCGCGCGGAAAGTTCTGCCGTACTCCTAAAAAGAGGGGCGCTCTTTGAGGCGATGACCGCCTCGCTTCCATTTTCTCTGACCGCCTCGCAGAGACGCGTAATCGACGAAATATTCGCCGACGGCGCGTCGGGGCGTCCTATATCGCGTCTTATTCAGGGGGATGTCGGCTCCGGCAAGACCCTTGTCGCCATCGCCTTCGCCGCCGGCCTCTGTGACAGCGGCGCGCAGTGCGCGGTGCTGGCCCCCACGGAGGTGCTCGCGGAGCAGTTACACGCGCAGACGGTCAAATATCTTGCCCCGCTTGGCGTCGGATGCGCGCTGATAAAGTCGCAGCTGCCGGCGCGGAAGCGCCGCGCGGTGCTGAGCGGCGCGGCCGACGGCTCCCTTGGCGTCGTCACCGGCACTCAGGCGCTGCTCTCCGACGAAATCAAATTTAAAAACCTCGGCGCGGTGATCATCGATGAACAGCAGCGATTCGGCGTGCACCAGCGCGCGCGGCTGCTTAAAAACGGCGTAAAACCGCACCTGATCATGATGAGCGCCACCCCGATACCGCGGACGATGGCCCTTACGCTGTACGGCGACCTCGACATCTCGGTGATCGAGGATAAACCGGCGGGACGCGCGCCTGTTGAGACGCGGATAATAGGCAAAGACCAGCTGGCGAAGCTGCTGCGTTTCATCGCCGCAGAGATCATCTCGGGAGGCCGGGTCTACTGGATCTGCCCGCGCGTCGAGGAGGACGGCGGCTCAGAGCTGCCCGCGGCGGTAAAACGCTTTGAGTGGCTTGAGAAAAAACTCCCGCCTGTGAAGATGTCCCTGATACACGGGCAGATGGAAAGCGCTGATAAAGAGGCGGCGATCGCCGGCTTTCGTTCCGGCCTCTCGCAGCTGCTTGTCGGCACCACCGTCCTTGAAGTTGGGGTGGACGTGCCGGAGGCGACCGTGATCGTCATCGAATCTCCCGAACGCTACGGCCTCTCCCAACTGCACCAGCTGCGGGGCCGGGTCGGGCGCGGGGCGCGGCGCGGCCTCTGCGTGCTGCTCTCACTTTTGCCGGAAGACAGCGAACGGCTGCGGATATTCGCCTCCACCAACGACGGTTTTGAGATCGCGAAGGCCGACCTCGAGCTGCGGGGCGCGGGAGAAATCACCGGCACGGCGCAGCATGGCCTCGCCCGCTTCCGGGTCGCCGATCTGCAAAAAGACTATCTTCTCGCGGAGACCGCGCGGAACGACGCGCGGGAATTTCTCGAAAAAGAGGGGCTGGAGGCGCTGCCCTGCGCCATGCGCAAAAAGATCGACGCTATGCGTGCCGAGGAACTCTCCTGA
- a CDS encoding TIGR00282 family metallophosphoesterase codes for MRILFIGDIMGRPGREAAAREIPGLREEFGGFDFIIANGENSAGGFGLTEKVMKELFASGIDILTNGNHVWDKKDFIPLLDSEKAVLRPANHPQGTRGRGYAVYEKNGDRLAVLCLQGRTFMPPLDCPFQTAERLVAECPVPSIFVDIHAEATSEKRALGVYLDGKVSAVVGTHTHVQTADEEILPGGTAFLSDAGMTGGHGGVIGMTAESVLPKFLTGTPCKFEVSEADVKFQGAIIEIDAETGRSLDIVRINRAVTE; via the coding sequence GTGCGCATATTGTTCATCGGCGACATCATGGGCCGACCCGGGCGCGAAGCGGCGGCCCGGGAGATCCCCGGGCTTCGGGAAGAATTCGGCGGCTTTGATTTCATCATCGCCAACGGGGAAAACAGTGCCGGCGGCTTCGGACTCACCGAAAAGGTGATGAAAGAGCTTTTCGCCTCCGGCATCGACATCCTCACGAACGGCAACCATGTCTGGGACAAGAAGGATTTTATCCCTCTGCTGGACAGCGAAAAGGCAGTCCTGCGTCCCGCTAATCACCCGCAGGGCACACGCGGGCGAGGTTACGCTGTCTACGAGAAGAACGGCGACAGGCTTGCAGTCCTCTGTCTGCAGGGACGTACCTTCATGCCGCCCCTTGACTGTCCGTTCCAGACGGCCGAGAGGCTGGTAGCCGAATGCCCAGTACCGTCGATATTCGTCGATATCCACGCGGAGGCGACCTCCGAAAAGAGGGCGCTCGGAGTATACCTCGACGGTAAGGTCTCAGCCGTAGTCGGAACTCATACGCACGTTCAGACGGCGGACGAGGAGATACTTCCTGGGGGTACCGCCTTTCTCTCCGACGCCGGTATGACCGGCGGCCATGGAGGCGTAATAGGCATGACGGCGGAATCTGTGCTTCCCAAATTCCTCACCGGGACGCCATGTAAATTCGAGGTCTCCGAGGCGGACGTAAAGTTCCAGGGGGCCATCATCGAAATAGATGCGGAGACGGGGCGTTCCCTTGATATAGTTAGGATAAACAGAGCGGTAACTGAATAA
- a CDS encoding HAD-IA family hydrolase, translating to MKNETKAVIFDFDMTLADSSYAIHHCSNLLARKFGLKEISREVVLAGIGLPIEDCWRLYWGDFKDEWLSYYRNEFRGVEQTGIRLFPNTVAALEKLRGAGIKTGVVSNRRFARRVLDATELTPYMDVIVGLEDVTNAKPDPEALFKAVGKLGVAAGEAVYVGDTDIDMRTAAAAAVRGVGMTTGNFDEEGLSAAGAWRVCSDLIEVPGLFGLK from the coding sequence ATGAAGAATGAGACAAAGGCCGTTATTTTTGATTTTGATATGACACTGGCGGACAGCAGCTACGCGATACACCACTGTTCGAATCTGCTGGCGCGGAAGTTTGGGCTCAAGGAGATATCGCGCGAGGTGGTCCTCGCGGGGATCGGACTGCCGATAGAGGACTGCTGGCGCCTTTACTGGGGAGATTTTAAGGATGAGTGGCTCAGCTACTACCGCAATGAGTTCCGCGGTGTGGAGCAGACAGGTATCCGCCTCTTCCCGAACACCGTCGCGGCGCTTGAAAAGCTTCGCGGCGCGGGGATAAAGACAGGTGTCGTATCCAACCGGCGCTTTGCCCGCCGCGTGCTGGACGCGACGGAACTCACGCCCTATATGGACGTCATCGTCGGACTTGAGGATGTGACGAACGCGAAGCCCGACCCCGAGGCCCTCTTCAAAGCAGTCGGCAAGCTTGGCGTCGCCGCGGGGGAGGCCGTCTACGTGGGAGACACGGACATCGATATGCGGACCGCCGCCGCCGCCGCGGTGCGCGGCGTGGGCATGACAACGGGCAACTTCGACGAAGAGGGACTCTCCGCCGCGGGGGCGTGGCGCGTGTGCTCCGACCTCATAGAGGTACCGGGACTCTTCGGCCTTAAATAG